One Bacillus sp. 1780r2a1 DNA segment encodes these proteins:
- a CDS encoding NAD-dependent malic enzyme gives MSNIIRTLMIQTPSVPGNLGRVATAIGRVGGDIGEVETVKVGHNYTRRSITVQVESEEQLEELLDAVRSLDGITLHTVSDEVLHAHEGGKIQMKSKMKIETLADLRRVYTPGVANVCMAIKEQPEKAKIYTSISNTVAVVTDGTAILGLGNIGPVAGMPVMEGKAALFDQLTNINAIPILLDVNSPEEIIQTVKNISPGFGGILLEDIGSPHCFEVEERLKKELDIPVMHDDQHGTAVVTLAAAISACRSAGVNLKQARVGQIGLGAAGIAICRMLMAYGVESVVGADKSEEAKDRLRSYGGETVDSLEELMKQSDIVIATTGVPGLIKKEWVQKGQIILALSNPKPEIEQEDALEAGAIYATDGRSVNNVLGFPGIFRGVLNAGVRDITHKMLVAAAEAIANSTKPGDLVPHPLNVNVHEAVAEAVERAAVQSDVKKNVYQ, from the coding sequence ATGAGCAATATTATTCGTACTTTAATGATTCAAACACCAAGTGTACCAGGGAATTTAGGACGAGTAGCTACGGCAATTGGTCGCGTAGGTGGCGACATTGGAGAAGTTGAAACAGTTAAGGTAGGCCATAACTATACGCGAAGAAGCATTACCGTACAAGTTGAGAGCGAAGAACAACTAGAAGAGTTACTAGATGCAGTTCGTAGCTTGGATGGAATTACGCTGCACACAGTTTCAGATGAAGTTTTACACGCTCACGAAGGCGGAAAAATTCAAATGAAAAGTAAAATGAAAATTGAAACGTTAGCGGATTTACGACGTGTGTACACACCAGGTGTAGCCAACGTATGCATGGCGATTAAAGAACAGCCAGAAAAAGCAAAAATTTATACAAGCATTAGCAACACTGTAGCTGTTGTAACAGATGGGACAGCAATCTTAGGTTTAGGTAATATTGGACCAGTAGCCGGTATGCCTGTTATGGAAGGGAAAGCAGCCCTTTTTGATCAGCTTACTAATATTAATGCTATTCCTATCTTATTAGATGTGAACAGTCCGGAAGAAATTATTCAAACGGTTAAAAATATCTCACCAGGATTTGGTGGTATTTTACTTGAAGATATTGGTTCTCCGCATTGTTTTGAAGTGGAAGAGCGCTTGAAGAAAGAGCTGGATATTCCAGTTATGCATGACGATCAGCACGGAACGGCGGTAGTTACGTTAGCTGCAGCTATCTCAGCATGTCGCAGTGCTGGTGTTAACTTAAAACAAGCGCGTGTTGGTCAAATTGGCCTTGGAGCAGCTGGTATTGCAATTTGCCGCATGTTGATGGCATATGGTGTCGAAAGCGTAGTTGGGGCTGATAAGTCTGAAGAAGCAAAAGATCGTCTTCGTTCATACGGTGGCGAAACAGTTGATAGCCTAGAAGAGTTAATGAAGCAAAGCGATATTGTTATTGCAACAACAGGTGTACCAGGACTTATTAAGAAAGAATGGGTACAAAAAGGACAAATTATTTTAGCTCTATCAAATCCAAAGCCTGAAATTGAACAAGAAGATGCATTGGAAGCTGGAGCAATTTATGCGACAGATGGACGCTCTGTAAATAATGTATTAGGATTTCCAGGTATCTTCCGCGGTGTACTAAACGCTGGTGTTCGCGATATTACTCACAAAATGCTAGTTGCAGCTGCAGAAGCAATTGCAAATTCAACAAAACCAGGTGATTTAGTTCCTCATCCGCTAAATGTTAATGTACATGAAGCTGTTGCTGAAGCAGTAGAGCGCGCAGCAGTACAAAGTGACGTAAAAAAGAATGTTTATCAATAA
- a CDS encoding PH domain-containing protein, with the protein MEITHLQGKLPSAAKSAMRIQALLPHLVWLAGTIGYYVLVYFFNWWIWVFWVSGALLIVSFVVYVVIAPSIYMKVYSYQLTETHIEVQKGLFIWSHTKVPIVKVQHVETSTGPILRRYGLASINVVTAAGFLEFPALQSEDANNLRETIAKMAEVKDEYE; encoded by the coding sequence ATGGAAATTACACATTTACAGGGGAAGCTACCTTCCGCAGCTAAAAGCGCAATGAGAATTCAAGCGTTGTTGCCACATCTAGTATGGTTAGCTGGCACAATTGGTTATTATGTTCTTGTTTATTTTTTTAATTGGTGGATTTGGGTTTTTTGGGTTTCTGGAGCTTTGCTAATTGTTAGCTTTGTTGTGTATGTTGTTATCGCCCCCAGCATTTACATGAAAGTGTATTCGTACCAACTAACAGAGACGCATATTGAAGTACAAAAAGGTTTGTTTATCTGGAGTCATACAAAAGTGCCGATTGTGAAGGTACAACATGTGGAAACATCTACGGGTCCAATTTTACGTAGATACGGTCTTGCCTCAATTAATGTTGTAACAGCTGCAGGGTTTCTTGAGTTTCCAGCTCTACAATCAGAAGATGCAAATAACTTACGCGAAACAATCGCAAAGATGGCAGAGGTGAAGGACGAATATGAGTAA
- the aspA gene encoding aspartate ammonia-lyase, with product MAKKEQQSRIEKDFLGEKELPKDVYYGVQTMRAVENFPITGYKVNKEMIRALAMIKKAAAMANMDTKRLYDGIGSAIVQAADEVIAGQWHEYFIVDPIQGGAGTSMNMNMNEIIANRALELMGHEKGDYVKLSPNSHVNMSQSTNDVFPTAIHLSTLRLLDDLLATMGNMVEVFKKKAKQFDPIIKMGRTHLQDAVPIRLGQEFAAYSRVLERDIKRISQSRQHLYEVNMGATAVGTGLNADPKYIENVVKYLADISGLPLYGAEHLVDATQNTDAYTEVSAALKVCMMNMSKIANDLRLMASGPRAGLAEISLPARQPGSSIMPGKVNPVMPELINQVAFQVIGNDHTICLASEAGQLELNVMEPVLVFNLLQSISIMNNGFDAFTKYCLEGIEANEERLKEYVEKSVGVITAVNPHLGYEVVSRIAREAIMTGKSVRELCLQHDVLTEEELDLILNPYEMTNPGIAGNSLFDRQ from the coding sequence ATGGCGAAAAAGGAACAGCAAAGTCGTATTGAAAAAGATTTTCTTGGCGAAAAGGAACTTCCAAAAGACGTATATTACGGTGTCCAAACAATGCGCGCAGTTGAAAACTTTCCAATCACTGGATACAAAGTAAACAAAGAAATGATTCGCGCTCTTGCGATGATCAAAAAAGCAGCTGCCATGGCAAATATGGATACTAAACGATTATACGATGGTATTGGAAGCGCTATCGTACAGGCGGCTGACGAAGTGATTGCAGGGCAGTGGCATGAGTATTTCATTGTGGATCCTATTCAAGGTGGAGCAGGTACATCAATGAATATGAATATGAATGAAATTATTGCAAATCGTGCATTAGAGCTAATGGGCCATGAGAAAGGAGATTATGTAAAACTTAGTCCGAACAGTCATGTAAACATGTCTCAGTCTACTAATGATGTGTTCCCTACCGCTATTCATCTATCAACATTGCGCCTATTAGATGATTTATTAGCAACAATGGGTAATATGGTAGAAGTCTTTAAAAAGAAAGCAAAGCAGTTTGATCCAATTATTAAAATGGGCAGAACGCATCTTCAGGATGCAGTACCAATTCGTTTAGGACAAGAATTTGCTGCATACAGTCGTGTTTTAGAGCGTGATATTAAACGTATCAGCCAATCCCGCCAGCATCTATATGAAGTGAATATGGGAGCAACTGCAGTAGGAACGGGTTTAAATGCTGATCCGAAATATATTGAGAATGTGGTGAAGTATTTAGCTGATATTAGCGGACTACCGTTATATGGAGCAGAGCACCTTGTGGATGCAACGCAAAATACAGATGCTTATACAGAAGTATCAGCAGCTTTAAAAGTCTGCATGATGAACATGTCTAAAATTGCAAACGATTTACGCTTAATGGCTTCTGGCCCACGCGCAGGCTTAGCGGAAATTAGTCTTCCTGCTCGCCAGCCCGGATCTTCGATTATGCCTGGTAAAGTAAATCCAGTAATGCCAGAACTAATTAATCAAGTGGCATTCCAAGTTATTGGAAATGACCATACGATTTGTTTGGCTTCAGAAGCAGGGCAGCTTGAGTTAAACGTAATGGAACCTGTGCTTGTCTTTAACCTATTGCAGTCTATTAGCATCATGAACAATGGCTTTGACGCGTTTACAAAATACTGCTTAGAAGGTATTGAGGCAAACGAAGAGCGATTAAAAGAATATGTAGAGAAAAGTGTAGGCGTTATTACTGCAGTTAACCCACACTTAGGATATGAAGTTGTTTCTCGTATTGCAAGAGAAGCTATTATGACAGGGAAATCTGTACGAGAACTTTGCTTACAACATGACGTATTGACAGAAGAAGAGCTAGATTTAATCCTAAACCCTTATGAAATGACGAATCCAGGTATTGCAGGCAACTCACTTTTTGACCGTCAATAA
- a CDS encoding TIGR00730 family Rossman fold protein, whose amino-acid sequence MKAICVFAGANSGVHHHYKNTAVELGAYMAKHDYKLIYGGSKMGLMGEVANEMLKHGGHVVGIMPKGLFSGEIVHTALTELIEVSSMHERKAAMHDLADGYIALPGGFGTFEELFEALCWAQIGIHKKPVGLLNVNGYYNALMSMVEHAVTEGFSQESAIQLINISSSPQSLISSMMNFTSPSTPYTKWNNASS is encoded by the coding sequence ATGAAAGCGATTTGTGTTTTTGCTGGAGCTAATTCTGGTGTTCACCACCACTATAAAAATACTGCTGTAGAACTGGGAGCGTACATGGCTAAACATGATTATAAATTAATTTATGGTGGATCGAAAATGGGCTTGATGGGTGAAGTAGCTAATGAAATGTTAAAGCATGGCGGTCACGTGGTAGGCATTATGCCAAAAGGGCTTTTCAGCGGTGAGATTGTTCATACCGCGCTTACAGAATTGATTGAAGTAAGCAGCATGCACGAGAGAAAAGCCGCCATGCACGATTTGGCTGATGGCTATATTGCCTTGCCAGGAGGGTTTGGTACTTTTGAAGAACTATTTGAAGCACTTTGTTGGGCCCAAATTGGTATTCATAAAAAACCAGTTGGACTACTCAATGTGAACGGATATTATAATGCGTTAATGAGTATGGTTGAACACGCTGTAACAGAGGGCTTTTCACAAGAATCAGCCATTCAGCTTATCAATATTTCAAGCAGCCCGCAGTCGTTAATTTCATCAATGATGAACTTCACTTCTCCTTCCACCCCTTACACAAAATGGAACAATGCTTCTTCATGA